From a region of the Odoribacter splanchnicus DSM 20712 genome:
- the fmt gene encoding methionyl-tRNA formyltransferase has protein sequence MPSHKLRIVYMGTPDFAVLPLKRIIKAGFQVVGVVTNPDKPAGRGQQLQESAVKKYAREIGLKILQPEKFRDPDFLQALAELKADLQLVVAFKMLPEVVWNMPPLGTVNLHASLLPDYRGAAPINRAVMNGETCSGVTTFLLKQEIDTGNIIFQEKVEIGEEMTAGELHDELMEKGADLLLKTVQAMEAGDYPLTDQCGLLRGREAVLAPKIFKEDMKIRWNGKLETICNHIRGLSPFPGAWTELQAVGKDGGVLTLKIFKAARIRQSHNLPAGEVRTDGKTFFDVYVEGGIVRVLELQLSGKKRMRTEDFLRGFRLEDYRLVW, from the coding sequence ATGCCAAGTCATAAGTTGCGTATCGTCTATATGGGTACTCCCGATTTTGCTGTCCTGCCCTTGAAAAGAATTATAAAGGCTGGATTTCAGGTTGTCGGAGTCGTTACTAATCCTGATAAACCGGCCGGTAGAGGACAACAGCTTCAGGAATCCGCAGTTAAAAAATACGCCCGGGAAATCGGCCTGAAGATTCTGCAACCCGAGAAATTCAGGGATCCCGATTTTTTACAGGCGCTGGCAGAGCTAAAAGCCGATTTGCAATTAGTTGTGGCATTTAAGATGTTGCCCGAAGTGGTTTGGAATATGCCTCCCTTAGGGACGGTGAATCTGCATGCTTCTCTGCTGCCGGATTACCGGGGAGCGGCACCGATAAACCGGGCCGTAATGAATGGGGAAACCTGCTCCGGGGTGACGACTTTCCTTTTAAAGCAGGAGATAGATACCGGCAATATTATTTTTCAGGAAAAGGTGGAAATCGGCGAGGAGATGACCGCTGGAGAATTGCATGACGAACTGATGGAGAAAGGGGCGGACTTGTTGCTGAAAACCGTGCAGGCGATGGAGGCAGGGGACTATCCGTTGACCGACCAGTGTGGATTGCTGCGGGGGCGCGAAGCGGTACTCGCTCCGAAGATATTCAAAGAAGACATGAAAATCCGTTGGAACGGGAAACTGGAAACCATCTGTAACCATATCCGGGGCTTGTCGCCTTTTCCCGGGGCATGGACGGAATTACAGGCTGTCGGGAAGGATGGCGGAGTGTTGACACTTAAAATATTTAAAGCCGCCAGGATACGGCAGAGCCATAATCTGCCCGCGGGGGAAGTCCGTACCGATGGAAAAACCTTTTTTGATGTATATGTGGAGGGAGGTATCGTTCGTGTGCTGGAGTTGCAGTTGTCAGGAAAAAAAAGAATGCGGACGGAGGACTTTCTGAGGGGATTCCGGTTGGAAGACTATCGGTTAGTGTGGTAA
- a CDS encoding RNA polymerase sigma factor, producing MDASRILEAVNEKKEELWQEVFGCYYAALCSYAGRLVQDPVIAEDLVQDILLYVWNGERKFLQIDELTNYLYRAVYNRSMMWLRREKCKSRHLNRLMLENDPESDEMFMATVREELLRQLYLYIDELPSEQRKVIRLSIDGLSVNEIAEKLGISVNTVKTHKKRSFKQLRGKMRGDASVFWLAFFLS from the coding sequence ATGGATGCAAGTCGGATATTGGAAGCGGTAAACGAGAAGAAGGAGGAACTTTGGCAGGAAGTTTTCGGCTGCTATTACGCGGCTTTATGCTCTTATGCCGGGCGTTTGGTGCAGGACCCGGTCATTGCCGAAGATTTGGTGCAGGACATTTTGTTGTATGTTTGGAACGGAGAACGAAAATTTCTTCAGATAGACGAGCTGACCAATTACCTTTACCGGGCTGTTTATAATCGGTCGATGATGTGGTTACGCCGCGAAAAGTGTAAATCCAGGCATCTGAACCGGTTGATGCTGGAAAACGATCCGGAATCCGATGAAATGTTTATGGCGACTGTCCGTGAAGAGTTGCTCCGGCAATTGTATCTTTATATTGATGAATTGCCGTCCGAACAGCGTAAGGTCATCCGGCTGAGCATAGATGGATTGTCCGTCAATGAAATTGCCGAAAAGTTGGGCATATCCGTCAACACGGTAAAAACCCATAAAAAGCGTAGCTTTAAACAATTGCGCGGGAAAATGAGAGGGGACGCCAGCGTGTTCTGGTTGGCGTTTTTCTTGTCTTGA